A genome region from Sardina pilchardus chromosome 22, fSarPil1.1, whole genome shotgun sequence includes the following:
- the LOC134070036 gene encoding uncharacterized protein LOC134070036: MAIIMKLIGLLLLGLASVVEGEVVKHFSSSCPEFFIKNQNNNPVIPTVPLPSDVSRYKQICQKYTSKRGSAQPHWVPVKGTCTSNEKECTPVDELLSFLSELDQNYNPVTPIALLHDIPNDQFCQKYNSKRSSAKAQGILIKETLSNNKKECVAEKELSRSSWSRSCTRPLWLMSRETCCTNEKDCVTEEVAWLPANLKTDLENDALNHVRERDARYANEKMTRKDFEVYVRYGAHTDTDKSNKLTGYRYATLYDTHYRIPVYSAYLYTGYAPTKRTTSWMIEPQLDGFSQEEMTREEDAGGRVGLKQAVNKDFTNTGYEKGHLYPRCQNCDQDQAESTFTLTNAAPQTAQDNKRWYNQVEKKIAQRMLEKCSERTAHVVTGVVPGNRNLLQDDLSIFFDFGHPGFNIDRVRVASHFWSAFCCKDRYNQNRLISEGYILEMKGDGSAEAVYQTLNNLNRDLAIKYISSSFQVFGSIQGCS; this comes from the exons ATGGCCATCATCATGAAACTCattggcctgctgctgctgggtcttGCCTCAgtggtggagggagaggtggtCAAACATTTTAGTTCCTCTTGTCCAGAGTTCTTTATCAAGAACCAGAATAACAATCCCGTCATTCCAACTGTACCCCTACCATCCGACGTCTCGAGGTACAAACAGATTTGCCAGAAGTACACCAGCAAAAGGGGTAGCGCACAGCCACATTGGGTGCCGGTAAAAGGCACATGCACAAGCAACGAGAAAGAGTGTACGCCAGTAGACGAACTACTTAGCTTCTTGTCTGAGTTGGACCAGAATTACAATCCCGTTACTCCAATTGCACTGCTCCACGACATCCCGAATGATCAGTTTTGCCAGAAGTACAACAGCAAAAGGAGCAGCGCAAAGGCACAGGGCATATTAATTAAAGAGACACTCTCTAACAataagaaagagtgtgtggcaGAAAAGGAGCTATCTAGGAGCTCCTGGTCCAGGAGCTGCACACGGCCACTGTGGTTGATGTCAAGAGAAACATGCTGTACCAATGagaaagactgtgtgacagAAGAAGTGGCCTGGCTACCTGCGAACCTTAAAACTGACCTGGAGAACGATGCTTTAAACcatgtgcgtgagagagatgCGCGCTATGCTAACGAGAAAATGACTCGGAAAGACTTCGAGGTGTATGTGAGATACGGGGCTCACACGGACACTGACAAGAGCAACAAACTTACAGGCTACCGATACGCGACCCTCTACGACACCCACTACAGAATTCCGGTATACTCTGCCTACCTGTACACGGGCTATGCCCCCACCAAGAGAACAACTTCTTGGATGATTGAGCCTcag CTTGATGGATTCTCACAAGAGGAAATGACCAGAGAAGAAGATGCGGGTGGGCGAGTGGGCTTAAAGCAGGCTGTGAATAAGGACTTCACAAACACAGGTTACGAGAAGGGACACCTGTACCCCCGTTGTCAAAACTGTGATCAAGACCAGGCAGAATCCACTTTCACCCTCACCAACGCTGCTCCACAGACAGCCCAAGATAACAAACGGTGGTATAACCAGGTGGAGAAGAAAATAGCTCAGAGAATGTTAGAAAAGTGTAGCGAAAGAACAGCCCATGTTGTGACCGGGGTCGTTCCAGGGAACAGGAATCTTCTGCAAGATGATTTATCAATATTTTTTGACTTTGGACATCCTGGCTTTAATATTGATAGAGTGAGAGTAGCTAGTCACTTCTGGTCAGCCTTCTGTTGTAAAGACAGGTACAACCAGAACAGGTTGATATCAGAGGGCTACATCTTAGAAATGAAAGGGGATGGGAGCGCAGAGGCTGTGTATCAAACACTAAATAATCTTAATCGTGATCTTGCAATTAAGTACATCTCCTCCAGCTTTCAGGTGTTTGGGTCCATTCAAGGCTGTTCTTAA